ACgtgtcaggacatcgcgtccacgtcagcgcgacctgcTGACGTGAAAGGAAATCGCGCCTTTAaggacgcgatgtcctgacacgtaccctgacatcgcgctgacgtggacgctaTTTCCcgaaaaatggaccattccggtaaataataaaaaaatcggcccattttggtaaattttgaaaaaaaacgactttttttggtaaattgccctTTTTATAACactaaaaaatagtttaaagaTAATCAAATTGATTATTGCAAATTTGATCAgggtattaaaaatataatttaattattaataatttgttatattaaaaatactctaaaaatcaaaactaatggaggagtgaaaaaaaaggaaaataataacttaaaatcGGTTGTATTTaaagaagatttttttaaagtttacaaatataaatataatataattatagtaaaattagataaatattttccaataactaaaaataaaatcaatcaaatataaagaaaaaactaaaataaaataatccaaactaaaaaaaacagtAAAACTCATATAAAAATTGAACAGTATATGAAAAAATCGAAAGCTTCAGCCTTTGGCTTGCTGCGAATGCTTCGTTGACAAGAGAGAgggtttaaattaaaataagtgagAGGAAATTGAGTCGTTATTTCATCCTTACTAATTTGTTAGTTTAACTATAATCAAATGGATTTAGGGGAGCTGTGGGCGATCTTTGGTCCTGGCGTCGCGGGCGCCGTGTTCGGTACCGGCTGGTGGTTTTGGGTTGACGCCGTCGTTTGTAGCTCCGTCAATGTCTCTTTCGTCCACTATCTACCTGGTATaccataatttctttttttttttccatatattttttatcCATGTTTTGTGGCtggttatttctttttatttttaggaatatTTGCATCTTTAGCGGCTGTGATGttcaattgtgttaaaaaagaCGACATTGATTACTCTCCTTATGACGATGGGGAATGGAGGTtagctaatttttctcaatttctttcagttagttgattttttttgttgattttctttttctgatcGAATTTGTGGTTGATCTGCTTTTTATAGTTTGGTTATGCTTCTTGCTATatttaattttgctaaaatcgTAGTCATTTTGCCGTTGTTTGGAAATTTAAGTAATTACTTAGGGTTTTACTATTCCTAACTGATGTTAATTTGAGTTTGATCTTTTCaggttaaattgaattttttatacatGTTAGCTGATTGAACAAATTTTTGTTATTGAAAATCCTAAAACTGAAATATACTCTAAGTTACAAGTTTTCGTTGTAATTTGAAGAGTTGgaagttttattttactttatcagGATCAAAATACAAGAAAACAGATGGGATAAAGATAATGTGAGAGGTGTTCTCTGCAGTTTATGATCCATTTGCTTAACAAggatgatataaaatttaaatagtctTTTTGTTCTCATGAAACATGTCTTGATATATTTTGTGctttatgttttcatttcagTCTTAGGATGGGCTTTGGGAAAACCATTCTTCTTTCCTTTTAGTTCTATCAACCATAGAAACTACCCAGTTACCTGAACTAGTTTATTCAGTACAAGTCACTACTGAATTTTCTTGAGACACAGTAAATGCCCTTAAGCTTTTTGAAGTCTCCTTTCTTTTCATTCCTGTTCCATTGTTGTGAGCAAAGTTGCGATATGCTTTGTTAAAAGAAAGCTTGACAATCATTTTGCTTAACCATTTAAAATGGTGGGCTGTAAAATGTAAGCATATTCTGTTCCTTGTATTGTTGCTATTGTCCAAAAGTGGGATGGTATATGGGCCTATGTTACTTctactcttcattttttttcaaggaTCTGGGTTTAACGCCCTGTCCAATGCATATCTGGATATGATTATGGGGTGACCTTCCTAGGACTTCTGAACACTTagaaaaactcaaaaagaatttATCACATCTATGTAGGACACATGCCCGTATTCAACACTCGTACCCGAGTCCGTATATCATAGATATGGGATATTCATATGCATTGAACATGATTTGCGAAGTTCACCCTTGTGTTTAGTGGAATTTAATTACCTTGATCTGCCTTTGCTACCTGTGTGCGacagtttcatagtatgtgacTGGAATTTGAAATTCAGCACAAGGATTTGGCTTTGTATGAATTAAAGCTGCGGGGAATTACTAATTGTATTTAAGCTTTTGATTTCCATGGTTGACTTCTACATGCTTGGTTTGAGATAATTGTGTCAATTGCTGATATTGAGATTGTTTATGTGGCAAATTTCTAATTGCTTGAGATGGAATGAGATAATCAGTATCTGTTGTTCTGTGTTATAATGCTGGACTCTTTTTATGGGAGTTACACTACTCCTGTCATTGCTAATTCTGGTTGATGGATACTAATCCTTCATTGCAACAGGTTGAAGCTCTGGCTTTTCGTTGCTTATGTGGTATCCTTTGTTTCATTGGCTGCTTCAGTAGGCTTATTGATACAAGATTCTCTGGTGAAATCTGGTCCTTCAGTGTGGACCGGTACTGCAGGTGTCTTACAGTGCGTGTTTGTCTTAATAAGGTAAATCTTTTTCCAGGTCTTGAATTGCAACAATCATCCATGTCATGTTAGGctactttgtataatttttcCAACTTGACGAGGAATGTGCCCCATATGAGAATGATACAAACAAATAGCGATGCATACATAAACTGCCAACGTCATCTTAACACATTCTttatgtgttaaatgttgtGCCATCAACTCAGTAAATTCGTTAATTCAAATTTTCCACTGCAGTGGGTTGATATATTGGACTTCTCATTCTGAGTAATATTAATCCCTCAAATCTGGCGCCTAAACTTGGGAACCTGGAAGTTGGAACCACGAGTAAGGCAACACCCCGTGCATGTATCAACTCAACTGGTACTTAAATTGGAAAGAAAGTTATTCACGTTTGTAAATCTTGTATTGTAGTGTGTCACTGTGTTGTGGTGAGTATGAAGGTACGATTCATACTGCTCTTTTGAAATTTGTGATGGCGATTTAGTCTAATTTCAGTTACCTGCCCATTGACAGCACCTACTttcttatgttttcttttttcagtAATTATATGCAGGGCCTATTCATCTATGTCCATTGCCCCTTGGTAGGAAACCTAAAACTCTTTCCCAGCCTTAACCTGTAAATCCTTAAAACACAAGCACCAAATGAAACATAGAACCCAATCCAATAATCTTTACTGCCAACAacacattacataagtcttacAACACACCAATGGTACTGGAATACATGATACCCAAGGTACACTCCCTTTTCCCCTTCTTTCTAATACCAAATGACACATAATAACTGTTAGTAAACTGCTAGAGATATtcaatacataataaataattaacatatgACACGTTTGGTTACTAGAAAAACTTATGTAGTacatatgaaataaagaataattagtataaatttgaacttgaaattAGGAGTAAAACTCTTGTAAAAATAAGATCTTTGGTTAAAATTTAGTAATTGCAGTTAATTTGTTGCTAATTTATGTGTTAAaacatgtgaaaaaaaaaaactcctaccAAACATACTAGGCCTTTTTTCGACCCCTGCTTCTACGGGTATAGACTCTAGTAAGTGCAGGTATAACACATCAGCACCCCTCTCATTCAACAATACCAATTTTCTTGTGTTCATCACGTCAATCTCTTTTCTCTCAATAATGGTTTAAGTTTTATCAACAGTTAAGTAT
This genomic stretch from Gossypium raimondii isolate GPD5lz chromosome 6, ASM2569854v1, whole genome shotgun sequence harbors:
- the LOC105774331 gene encoding uncharacterized protein LOC105774331 yields the protein MDLGELWAIFGPGVAGAVFGTGWWFWVDAVVCSSVNVSFVHYLPGIFASLAAVMFNCVKKDDIDYSPYDDGEWRLKLWLFVAYVVSFVSLAASVGLLIQDSLVKSGPSVWTGTAGVLQCVFVLISGLIYWTSHSE